AAATTATATTGTTGCAGCAATGTTTCTCGATGCTAGCAAGGAAGTGCTTATGCATGGCATAAGGGTCCATTCCAAGAGGTGTGTTAAAAGTGATTGTTTATCAAATTCCTCTTGGTTCATTGAAAGTGTTGGGCTTGGCTCTTTAGGCATTTTATAAACATTGGCTTGCTTGGCACTCAAGCTTTTTTATGAGGGGCATTTTGGCCCATTTTAAACAATCTCAATCATAATTAGATGGTGTTACCTTGACAAATGGGAAGTGCCAAATTGCCTATAGTGATTGACACTTCAACTTCCAGAATTTTGAAACTAGGGCACTTATACAATCCAGTTATGTACATTTATGGATGTTAAAATAATGATGTGTGCTCAACTAAGTTGACTTAGTTGCACCTCTGCTTAGACAAAATATATGCTCATCTCCTGTTAGTCTGTGAGAAAGAAGTTAGAGGTGTCTGACCCTTGACACTTGAGGATCATTTTGTGTAGTTTTTAAAATAGTCAAGTATTAAAATGCCATCACTTACACTAATCTCACATGCTATAAGAAATATCCATGTCCGGTGCTAATATTTTTTGTCTACGATGAGCAAGATACTGTTTCTGGAGGGACATGCAGTGTCATGCCTTCTTTTTTTCACTGTCCAAATGTCCAGAAGTGTCAGCAACCCAGAATTCCTAAAACAATGCGAAGCATAAATGTGTATCACCCATATCAAAAATGTGTGGAGTAATAAAAGACTGATGGAGCAATCATAAGAGAGTTGTGAAGAAGGAAAATTCAGCAAGTGCAAAAATGGATACTGGATGTGCCTAGATTACTGTTGAATAAATGGAGAGATTAGATAATGTGATTGGCAAGCAACAAAATGTTTTGAGAACTTAGATCTTATTCTAGAGATCATAACTTATTGATTCAATAAATTGTGTTTTTCTCTTTCCTTCAGCCATTCCAATGCATAATTATTTGTTGATCTCATAAAAGAATAAGTTAGATATTCATTTTAATGGAGTTTTTTGCAAAACTAAACAAATGGCATGCGTGTGTCACTTACAAGTGAACTACTATCTATCATGGGTTATTCAACTCTATATCTGTTTCTCAGATCTTAGGAAAACTACATATAGATTTTTTGACCCTTGTAATTTGTATGATTACCAAAAAATGCATTTTCAGCCCCTCTTTATTGCAGCAAATCAGCATGGTGCTTGTGATTCGGACCCTGATTTTCCTCACCTTGTAATCCACCTACACATAGGCTGGTCCTACCCAATTGGTCCTGCAACAAAAACTAGGTAAGATATTGATGCTTGCTAACATAATTCAGTATATATGACAAGCATATGAAGTGTATAGTGAGAAAGGCCTATCTGCACTGGAACAACCTCCCATGCCTTAGCATGGGAATCCAACAGGATGCATTTGGAGACACCATAATATATAGTCCCTACTCACAACTTAGTTGTTAAGGTTAGGCTTGTTAGATAAAAGTTTCATTCATTATTTATACTCTAATAATGAAGTTGCTTGCTTGACTTTATTTTGAGAAGTGTATCTATATGGTCTCTACTGTATTTTGTACATGCCCTGAAGCATAACTAGAAAAAACTAGTCTTTTCACTTCTGTTTTGATTGAGCATGTAGTTTGCATCATATACATGTAACTAAGCAAAATTTAAAGTGGCCCACAGGGTTTATATTCAATACATTCTCAATTCCACTTAAAAGGCTGGCCGAGTTTGGTTCAGATATTTGGCTTATCAGGTTATCATTGATGACTGCTGCATTATCCTAAGTTTCTTAAGATTCTAAAAAGTCCTTTTctactatttgttgatgatatgaaccTCTCTTCATACTAATGTGTCACTGAGAATTTGATGCATGTAAATGTCTGACAAGCCTAGGTAATATAACCCCCACAATTATCATCATTATAAAATGTTTGTCTTAAAGGTAGAACTCCAATTTTTTTCTGGAGCAGTTGGTCTTTTGACCGTGTGGATGATTTTCCTCAATTCTGTTTGTTTTCTTTGCTTCTGTGATAGAGCTCTGTATTACCTGAACATACCTCATTAATGATACATGGTTTTGTGAAATATTAATTTGGTTAAAATTCAGAACATGATTACTGGAGCTGCTCAAATGGATGGTGGTATTCTCGTTGTATCAGCACCAGATGGACCAATGCCACAAACTAAGGAACATATTCTACTTGCTCGTCAGGTTGATAGCTAATTTCTCACTCATTAAGCTAGGTATTGGCGgatattccaaaatcatctatgATATTAACATAAAATAGATTATCTGCTCCTTGTTTCTACTGCTCAGGTTGGTGTACCATCACTTGTATGCTTTCTAAATAAGGTTGATGCTGTGGATGATCCAGAGTTACTAGAACTCGTTGAGATGGAGCTCCGTGGTATGCTTTCACTCTTTGTTTCTGGCTAATTGTTAAATGATTCTTAACTtcatttactttttatttttactttttctattgttctttttttctttacagAGCTGCTTAGCTTCTATAAATTTCCTGGTGATGAAATTCCAATAATTCGGGGTTCAGCTTTGTCTGCCTTACAAGGCACTAATGATGAAATAGGAAGGAAGGCTGTTCTAAAATTAATGGATGCAGTTGATGAATACATACCAGAACCTGTACGGCAGCTTGACAAACCTTTCCTCATGCCAATTGAGGATGTTTTCTCAATTCAGGTGATTATGATTTGGTCCCATTTTTTCTTATTAAATTAGTGGTTGGTCTGAGTAAGAAAGCAACTGCCTGTACCTAGCTATTAGCATATAACATATAATCTGATGTTAATGATTCATGATCACAATGATACATGATGGTAGAGAGAGGAGCTTAATGAATAAATGTAATTTATGTGGAGGACAAAGCTGACCCCAGTAGGTTGGGAAAAGACTAGATGATTATGATTGACTGTTGGTCACTCATGGGAGAGGATGTTTTTGGGAATGTTTGATAAGTGGACCATTGTAATGTCATGGGAAAAAAACAAAATGCATTGATCGCTTATGAAATGTTGAATGGTATTGAACTGGATCATGGTGATGTAAAACTAAAAGCACACATTCCCTAATACAGTAACTGCACTCCCCCCCCCCCTCCACTCCCCCCCACTCTGTCGTTACATTTTTGAGATAGACAAAGCCATACAAGTACGTCTATAGAAATGAGTGGACTATCAGTTTCCTTCTTCCCAAATGTATTTCAACAATAACTTTATCTTCCACAAAGTACTGGTGCAAGATGTGTTTGTCATGGAATTGGTGGATAAGATAAAAGAAggctttaatttttcttgtgataccACTAAAGGAGAAGAGGAATTGAAGTGACTGGTTGTTTTCTGTGACCAAGGGAACATTGAGAAAGAGCGGGTGCGGTAGTTGTCTACAATCTGATTGTGGAGACAAAATAAGATTTTGTACGTGAAAGACAAATTATGATGGTTGCTGTCATCTATTGAGAATCATGCaggagatagcttttctaatattTGTGCTTTATAAGTGTTACGGATGGTATGGTGAATATATAGAGGTGACTTTATATTGTGTGCATTTcaattatattttgaatgaatTAAAGATCTTGATAAGTTTTTCATCTCACATGCAATTGAATATGGTCAGAAGAATTTGTATAGGATATTGTGCTAACATTTCTAGGTGAAGTTATTTTGCTAAGATGTAAGTCAAGTTCTTTCCTTAATGCTATTTTATTACCGGAAACTTatcgttcttctttcttttgggaACTTCTAAGTTCCTTCTCCTTTACTGACTTTTACTGTTGTCTATTTAACGATATCACTTACTTTAAGAATATTATTTCCACCTTATATGTATAGATATCCGTGCTCTGTGTTTTCTGTACTTGTCCTGTTTTAATGTTTGATACACCTGGGTTTTCTTTTACCAACAGTGTCTATGCatttaaaaacttttagatctcaATTTGAAACTTTGATCTTGGCTCACCCTGATTCCAAATTTAACGGCAATGATTTATTTTTTGAGAATGATTGTCGCAATCATTCTTGAAACATTGGCAAATTTTTAACAATAGTTAAAAATTATATGGCTTATCTATAAGTTAAGAGAGTTAGGACCTCAGGTATGCTGGCATTGCTGCTATGGTATTTTGATCAAGATCTAGTTTGTTGGGGTGTATTTTTTCAGTAGCTCGTTTTGTGGCTTCATGAACCCAAAAAATAACAAAAGttctgatcttcattttttttttaaaattaaatttcaaaacaTACCTTAAAAATGTATACTGAGATATGATAACTTCTGTTTTATCATAATgtcataactttttttttttaaaaaaattgatggttTCTGTACTACAGGGACGTGGAACTGTTGTAACTGGACGTGTGGAACAAGGGACTATTAAAACTGGAGAAGATGTTGAGATATTGGGTTTAATGCAAGTAAGTTGCAATTTTTAAGGTAGCTTCATATTTTGGAGCACCATTTTTTTCACTTGTTCCTCGTGGCCGTATTCAGCTACTGCATAAAATGCACATTGGACTTTGTTTGGGTGCATATATAAGTCTATGTTAAATTCTCTTGAATCTTAATCCTTAATCTTAGAATTTAGAACCATGCCTTAAATTCTTGATCCAAAAAGTTTTTTTTCTGCCTACATGCATGCACCTGAGCACATGTGCTGACCTGTATACATGATGTGCTGGTGTGAGTGCTAGGATGTACTAGATTTGGGCTCCTCCTAGCAAAAGAAAAATGTTTAGTAAATTCACTTGCTTCCATCATATATCATGCACGTTGTGAGAGTGAAGTATGCTGCTCTTTTAACATTACGCCCGCAAGTTAGGTTCTGCATGATGTTATTTAAGCATATATGACTTAGATCAAGGATTGCCGACTCAGAATTGGATCTGTGCGAGCCGGCCAGTAGTATGAATTGGTACATCCCTGTACTAGATCATACCACGTCCGAACTGATATAGAAATGAGGGATGAActgggaagaaaaaaagagaaagagagggaggagggagagagagagggagggaaggcaAGGGAGGCTGACGTAGATGTTGGCGGTGGCCACTGGAGGGCCATAGACATGGCCGAGGGCCGCCAAGGCCTCCTCAGGTCCACGGTCCTCCACGAGAGAAAATGCAATAAGAGAGAGCagatagagagaggggaagggagagaagaggagggagTGGAAGGTGACGGAGAGGCCGCCAAAGCGCTATCAGGCGGTCGTCATGGCCGTCGGACGATCCAAAATAGGCCCGTGGACCCCGCGGGTTCGAAATAGGGGTTCACCCGTTTCAtatgttttttaaaaaatgcGACACAGTGAAGTTGGCAATGTGTTGGCTCCTAGGTGAATCCTTGCTTCGATCTTGCGGCCGTCATGGGGCAATTTTTGGCTGTTTGTCTACTACAGCGGCTCTCCGACGACCTCCTCACCACCTTCTgctccctcctcttctctctcttctcctctccctctctctctcctcacaTCTCGTTGAGCACTAGGATCCCCGTCGGCCACTGTTGGCCTTTTCCTTTcctccttcttctctctctctcttcctctctttccttctcccttgcTCTATTTTCACCGACGTCCTGAATCGAATGTCCGAACTGCATCGATTAGCCGCCGATATGGTTCAGCATTTCACGAACCGTTTGGTTCGGGGCAGTTCAGCAAACCTTAACTTAGAtccttattttttatgatttctctcatttatgTACACAAAGCAAATGTCTATGCATCATGCAAACTGGACTGGGGTGCAGTGATATTTGTCAACATATTCATGCAATTGATTGGGCCTtatgtaaattaaaaataattaaaaaatatgtaccaaaaaaataattaaaaatgaagaaaagaaaatagagtcttagatttttaatctaattcTGATAAAGTTTGGTTATCTTCATTGGTACTAATGGAaatgattttgataattttctCATCCATTTGTTCTTTTTCTGACAGGGTGGTCCTGTCAAGACCACAGTAACTGGTGTAGAGATGTTCAAGAAGGTCTTGGACCATGGACAGGTATAATTAGTGTCTCGAAACATCTAATGCATTCTCTGGTTGAGATACCAAATATCCCTTGTTTAATAGTGCATTCTGTAGGCTGGAGATAATGTGGGTCTGCTTTTACGTGGCCTGAAGCGTGGAGATGTACAGCGTGGGCAGGTCAGTATCACCCTAACAAAAATGCACATATGGATATTAATTATGATTCTTAGCACCAAAAAGATATTCTAATTTGGTCTACTTATAATCTTTTCATTTTGAAAGCATTCCAAGTAGGCAATTCAATTAGCTGACCTTACAAATCAGAGAACAGAATTTATGCATACGTGTTTCTTTGTTGTTCTTGGATATTTATTTATTCAAGTGCAATTTTTCTTGAAAATGAAGAGGTCTTTCTTGTTTTGGAATTTTATCATCTGTAAGAGTGGATATGATTGCCATTTGATTAAACATTATCTATTGTTTATCTAACCGGATCAATCCATCTTGCTTTATGTTAATGCCCTTGTTTTACGCTTAAAAAAAGGACCAGGTGATTGCTTATTCACCCATGATATTAAAAAAGTTCAAATCCTCAATAgaccttttattttttatttgtttttggGATGATATGTTTACCTCGATGAAAACTGCTTATCCTTCATTGTTGCCATCTCTGACTTCCTATCACTCAATTGTTTTTATCATCCATGTCTTTACTAACTTGAATTCTGACTCTGTGATCTTAATTTGACTTGTCAATTAGTTCTCGTGAGCTATATATAGTTATTGTGATGATTACAGGTGGTTTGTAAACCTGGTAGTCTGAAGACATACAAGAGGTTTGAGGCAGAGATTTATGTGCTTACAAAGGATGAAGGCGGACGCCATACTGCTTTCTTCTCAAATTACAGACCTCAGTTCTACATGAGGACTGCGGATGTTACTGGGAAAGTTGAATTACCTGAAAATGTGAAGATGGTTATGCCTGGAGACAATGTCACAGTGGTTTTTGAATTGATATCACCAGTTCCTCTTGAAGCTGGTAATTTTTTGGCAATACTATCTCACCCAGTTTTAGAAGTTAAGTGCTACTTTCGGAATAACTTAATCTGATAGGTGCGCCAAAGGCATGTGGCTCTAGAAGTAAataattttgatttctttttttattCAAGATGATTGAACTTATATAACCACGTATACTGAAGTTTTCTTGGGAAACACATAAGGAAGTTAGCTAAAATTTATATTGGGAGTGGCAGATGTAGATTAGTCTTTGGTGGGGCTTCTAATCACTTCTGACAGATGGCACTTTTTCCTTTTTAAACCAAATTGTCATCTCACTGACATAGCTTTAATGCTTTGGATGCAGCTTTAATGCTTCAATATTGACTTTGGATGAAGAGCTTCATTTATATAAGCgagatttatttttctatatgttCTACTgctaatatgaaatcaaattatgaatactaaacatattataaaatagTTCTCAATAGATGTGATGTATGCATaattttgaaagatacttgaaGAAATTTGAAAGTCTTATTCTAGTATTCACTATTACCGACATTTTGACACAATTCTTGCTTGAATGATCCATATGATCTTCAGCTTATGTATTATTACTTAAAACAGGTTGCTTTTCAAATTTCTACTGTTGATTTATTCAGTGTGCCTGCTCATTTTCATGATTTAGCAACATGTTGCCTGGTAGGCGTATACGACAAATTGCTTTCATCTTAGAACATACATATTTACAccagtacaaaaataatatttacacTACTTTCATCAATATGGTTTTTATTAGCCTTCTTTGCTCAAACTAAATCACTTACATGAATTGCTTGATGGAACCCAGTAGTGAGGTCATCCATCCTACATTAACCATTCATCTTTATGACATGGGATTCAATTTGGTGTGCTtgctttttaattatttatatatatttgacaGGGCAAAGATTTGCATTGCGGGAAGGAGGGAGGACAGTTGGTGCTGGGGTTGTCTCCAAAGTCATCAGCTGAGATTTTTCCAGCATTATTTTATTTTGCCCCATAAGATAAACTTGTTTAAGCACCACTTAATGAAGTTCCATGCAGCACCAGGTGCATGTAGCCATTGTTTaattgttactattttttattgcAACACATTATACAGAAGTGCTGCACATACACAATTTTGATTAGTATTTTTCGGAAATCTTCTTAGCTACGGATTATTCAGCATAATTTTTGTTGATTGCAAGGGCAAGGTGTTCTGTTACTCTTATATTTTGTCAATGATTTTCGATCTTTTTCTGAAACTGATCCAAATTGTATGATGAATAAAATTCTGCCTGTCTGAGAAGTAGTTTTTTTCTAGACCTGCACTCTACATTGTTCTGTATATGTGTGTAATGCTTTTCCTAGCGCAAAGCAAACAGCCTGGCCAGTCTCTCTTGTCTAAGTTGTGCACGGTGCACTCCAGAACTGTTGGTCTATGGTTATAACTTTTTTAGGATAATTTTGATCTGTTGCTGAAACTACTTCAAATTGTTTGAAGAATTTAATTGCGCTTGTTGTATAAGAAGCTTCTTTCTTCTTGGTTTGCGTCCTCAAATACAGGGACACATGTGCTTGTAATACTCGAGTGCAGAGCCAGACGGCCAAGACTAGCTTGTCATGTCAAAGCTTCATGCACGTGCATGTCCACAAACACTGGCAACTCTGTGAGAGCTTGATCTCATTAATGATATTGATTATGCTTTGCATACTTATATACTGGTCAACATCACGAGATTTGATATATGGACAGCATTGATGTAATTAATTGATAAAACATCGAATTCTTTAGACGATGGTGCATTGAGATTTTCTTCAATTTGCAGTTGTTGATTTCAGAATTGAGCAAAATTTGTTATTTTATGGTAATTTTGGACAATGTTGTTGATTCTCTGGTTCATGTTAATATGTTATTGTGAGTCTGTTCCAGGCTGCACGGATTTGACTATCACGTTTGGTTCTGGTAGAGTTTTGCTGATTCATCTCGGTTTAAATGAGTGTGGTAGGATCTAAGTTGCCTTCTAGTTTGGAAACCATCTCTACTCGGGTGCACCACTAATAACAACTTCCCACTGCATTACATGTTGAAAGGAATGATATTTGATTTCTAACTTTTAGAAAAGTAGTTGATATGGCATGGATTTGACATCCACGAACATCGCATGTGTCAGCTTGTCCAATCAGTGGTTGAGTGCCATGTGGCCTATGCAATTAATGCCCGGGCGGACTTTCGAGCGAACAGTGTGGATGGTTATAGTCTGGTGCCATCTTGAGGTAGTAAATAAGGTAGGGTGTAACATCTTATCTGAGGATTCTATGGTTAGATCGTAATGGACTCTTTCCCTTCTCTCTACGTACATCAAGCTCGGGTATCCTAGGTACAGAATCTTTCACATTGCTCAGCTCACAGCTTGAATTTTTcgcctttcctttcttccttgaaCTTTATCCTACTAAATCTTTGCCTGATTGAAGCATCAAAAGATCCCCTATTGGATTAGTTTTGGCAATCTCTGATTGTCTTTCTGATAGATCCCATACTATGCAAACCAATCTTATCGAAGCTGATCACTCACTAGTGCCAATCCCAACTCTATCAGGTTTTGAATAGCAACAAATTGGTGTCGTCGGTAAGAGCGAGAGCAAAGGATATATGAATTTATGAATCAAGAAGGAACAACCATCAACCCACCACCAATGAGCCTCAAGCAGAGTCCAATGTCTCCCAGCATATTCTTTTGTGATGTTAGCTCCCTTAATCGACCTTTGGGGCTGTCAGCATCGAGCAATTCAACTTGTATAGGAGGTGTAGGCCTTGATGATGATGGTATAGAACATAACTAGCAGAACACCAACCTACCAGCTGGCTAACCAAGTTGCTAGGGCAGACAAGAACAAAACAACAAACATCATTTAAGAACCTTGATTAAAGATTAGCTCACTTGAGGAGACAATCAAACTAGCTCCCACTTCACTTCGTTGCATTGGTTGGAAAGGCCCTCCCAGAGGGAGGCTGACCTCAATCATAAGATTGAGGAAAGGAACAACAAAATTGAGTGATTGAGGGGGAATAAATCTGAAGCATGGGACAATCTAGAAATGATGATCGAGTCTCCCTCTTTAGGAAAATTATGGAGGAGTCTTCGTCAAGGAGGCTCAAGATGCTCTAGTTTGGGATCTATGATGCTACGTCAAACCTAATGGATCATCTTGAGAATTTTAAGGTCTCATAATGTTGCAAGGAGCATCCGATATAGTCACATGTCGAGCTTTCTTGACTACCCTCAAGAAAGTTTCTTAGCTCTGAGACTAGGCTCAGATAGGATCCATTCATTCCTTTGACTAGCTCAGCCACTAATTTATCACCCACTTCATTAGCAGTGGAAGACAGAAGAAGTCTTCATCAAGTCTATTTGCCATTAAGTAGAAACATGATACATCCTTTATAGAttacatcaaccattttaatACTGAGGTGGTAGAGATCCATGACATGAACTAAATAATTGCAGTTACTATGGTGAAGAGTGGGTTGAAGCCCTCACACCTCTCCTTCTCATCGGAGAAAAAGCATCTCAAGGACCTAGTTGAGCTACTGGGTCGAGAAAACAAATATATAAATGCCAAAGAAACAATGGGTGCTTAGTGGGAGGCAGCAGGTGGCCAACGCACTAAAAAGCACAAGGGTTAAGAAGAGAAGGATAAGCTAAAAAGCTAGCAGAGGCACAAGAAAGAGCCCTAGATGATCAAGGAGTCTGTCTTAGAGATTTGAGAGGTACACTCCTCTTAATATATCAAGAGTATGTTGTGATATCACCTATTTTGATATTACTTATTGGAGATATCTGATCAAGACACCACTTTTACAGAATCTTTTCGATACCATGCATcgcagtagaaagaaagaagaaataaaacagaaacacaatcaaatatgtggatagCCAAAAGTTCGTCTCTATAGaaaatgcaagcttcactataaaaaagagaaaattacaaGAGAAAATCATATTCTTACCtttgtacacccaatctctctctcataagaagttctttctcataaaaactctctctaggaagacccttgAACTCCTGAAGTGACCGCTGTCTGCTGCCTGACAGTCTATCAGAAACCCCTACTTTTGCTCTCTATTGGCACCCTCTAGGATCTTCCTGCTGCCTTTGCTCTATGCTGCTGCTTCTGCTCAGGGTCCTCTACCGATCCATCTTACGAGCTACTATTTGTCCACAGGCTTTTAAACGCATCAAACAGTGCTTAGCTTGGAATTAGACTTCGATTATAACTCAAAAAAATCTTCTAAACCGTCTGATCAAGACCGCAACATCCCACGACCATCCAATCATGCAATCTCACATCCCGGTCCATGCAATAGTACCATGGATTGCGAGAAACGGCCCCAAAACACCTTTGGTCCGTGGTGGACCACGAGAAGCGGGCAAGAAATGCCCCATCGATCCACCATGGCTCCCATGGACCGTTGGTCCATGCACCGCATGTGGATCGCATGAGAAATCCATGCAGGACGTGCCTGCACACGCCGCAATCGTGCTCGCACATCCGCATGCTGGGCTGTGTGCTCGCAGTCGGCCCGCATGCCATCGCACATGCTCGCTCCGCCATGGCCTCTATTAGCCCGTCGCTAGCCTCTATCGCCTTGTGGGCTATACCTCCTGCTTCGGACTTCTCTCGAGTGTATCTTCTCCATTTAGACTCTGTTTGGACTGATCTTGAGCTCATTAGACTCCATTTATCATTGTAGACCTTGCTGTGGTCTAGTATAGATTGATtcgagatgtcaaatcctaacaatctccatttcAACTCGACATTCGCCTCcttctaactctgagagcttctggatctcttcgccctcatgccctggggcaatcgtccGTTGATCATGGATGGCCAAATATGGAAGTCGAGCTaggccactcgatcccatctctatcatatgctgtgctcttcctgacctgagatctgctcgaaATAT
The sequence above is a segment of the Elaeis guineensis isolate ETL-2024a chromosome 7, EG11, whole genome shotgun sequence genome. Coding sequences within it:
- the LOC105035404 gene encoding elongation factor Tu, mitochondrial — translated: MAATAILRNSSSRRLLRFSFSSFSSPLHYSSCRGAILSTFSAPGTHSLLGSNGRSFVEAGFCWRSMATFTRTKPHVNVGTIGHVDHGKTTLTAAITKVLAEDGKAKAVAFDEIDKAPEEKARGITIATAHVEYETAKRHYAHVDCPGHADYVKNMITGAAQMDGGILVVSAPDGPMPQTKEHILLARQVGVPSLVCFLNKVDAVDDPELLELVEMELRELLSFYKFPGDEIPIIRGSALSALQGTNDEIGRKAVLKLMDAVDEYIPEPVRQLDKPFLMPIEDVFSIQGRGTVVTGRVEQGTIKTGEDVEILGLMQGGPVKTTVTGVEMFKKVLDHGQAGDNVGLLLRGLKRGDVQRGQVVCKPGSLKTYKRFEAEIYVLTKDEGGRHTAFFSNYRPQFYMRTADVTGKVELPENVKMVMPGDNVTVVFELISPVPLEAGQRFALREGGRTVGAGVVSKVIS